One segment of Synechococcus sp. A15-24 DNA contains the following:
- a CDS encoding cytochrome P450 produces the protein MTAAPLPSTGAVTGLGETLALFRDPSFSQRRFSELGDVFETKLLAQSIVFIRGERAIGDLLKQEDCLQGWWPDSVRQLLGSKSLANRSGADHKARRRVVGQLFSSAALSRYTPAIEALVKDLANELQQADGPIPLAARMRRFAFSVIATTVLGLEAENRDALFADFDIWTRALFSIPLALPGTPFARALAARQRLLARLKTVLQTNNNRQQGGLDLLSGGLDEAGLPLDDDDLVEQLLLLLFAGYETTASSLSCLFRALLLNPEVEQWLMQDLNSHERPSRLDATVLEVMRMTPPVGGFFRQNTQSIELADVAIPQGKVIQVVLSSSSTTDQTDLETFRPQRHLDGSFQQTLLPFGGGERVCLGKALAELEIRLMAVGLLQRVELHLEPDQDLNLQLIPSPTPRDGLLVTATAR, from the coding sequence ATGACGGCCGCACCCTTGCCCAGTACCGGTGCAGTGACAGGCCTCGGCGAAACCCTGGCCCTTTTTCGGGATCCGTCCTTCAGCCAACGCCGCTTCAGTGAGCTGGGAGATGTGTTCGAGACCAAACTGCTGGCCCAAAGCATCGTGTTCATCCGCGGAGAACGCGCCATCGGTGATCTGCTGAAGCAGGAAGACTGCCTTCAAGGCTGGTGGCCGGACAGCGTGCGGCAACTACTGGGCAGCAAGTCGTTGGCCAACCGCAGCGGTGCAGACCACAAAGCGCGTCGCCGGGTGGTGGGTCAGCTGTTCTCAAGTGCAGCCCTGAGCCGCTACACCCCAGCCATCGAAGCCCTGGTCAAGGACCTTGCCAACGAGCTGCAACAGGCAGATGGCCCGATCCCCCTGGCTGCACGGATGCGGCGCTTTGCCTTTTCGGTGATCGCCACCACGGTGCTGGGGCTGGAGGCCGAGAACCGCGATGCCCTGTTCGCCGATTTCGATATCTGGACCCGCGCCCTGTTTTCCATCCCCCTTGCCTTGCCAGGAACGCCTTTCGCGCGGGCCCTTGCCGCACGGCAACGGTTGCTGGCTCGGCTGAAGACTGTGCTGCAAACCAACAACAACAGGCAACAGGGCGGTCTTGATCTGCTCAGCGGCGGACTGGATGAAGCGGGACTCCCACTAGATGACGATGACCTGGTTGAGCAGCTGCTGCTGCTGCTGTTCGCTGGCTACGAGACCACGGCATCGTCATTGAGCTGCCTGTTTCGAGCCCTGCTGCTCAACCCAGAGGTGGAACAGTGGCTCATGCAGGATCTGAACAGCCACGAACGCCCGTCGAGGCTGGATGCCACAGTGCTTGAGGTGATGCGCATGACGCCACCGGTGGGCGGTTTTTTCCGGCAGAACACCCAGTCGATCGAGCTGGCCGATGTGGCGATTCCCCAGGGAAAGGTGATTCAGGTGGTGCTGAGCTCATCGAGCACCACAGACCAGACCGACTTGGAAACCTTCCGGCCCCAGCGTCATCTGGATGGATCGTTCCAACAGACCCTGCTTCCCTTCGGCGGCGGTGAACGGGTCTGCCTGGGTAAGGCCCTGGCGGAACTGGAAATCCGTTTGATGGCGGTGGGACTGTTGCAGCGCGTTGAGCTGCATCTCGAGCCCGATCAGGATCTCAACCTGCAGTTGATTCCCAGCCCAACGCCTCGGGATGGACTGCTGGTGACGGCCACAGCCCGTTGA
- a CDS encoding DoxX family protein translates to MMTPQILLDWLGRVLMAALFVKAVPGKLTDFSGTVDVIASKGIAEPLAGFLLASAITCLILGSVVFVFGTNTRLGASLLLVFLVPTTLIFHTFPVDSGFFMNLALIGALLLALTRSSAGAVPSFRWLRQR, encoded by the coding sequence ATGATGACCCCTCAGATCCTGCTCGATTGGCTCGGGCGCGTTTTAATGGCTGCGTTGTTTGTCAAAGCCGTTCCCGGAAAACTGACGGATTTCAGCGGAACGGTTGATGTGATCGCTTCAAAAGGGATCGCCGAACCCTTGGCTGGATTCCTACTGGCCAGTGCCATCACCTGTTTGATCTTGGGATCGGTTGTTTTTGTTTTTGGAACGAACACCCGGCTCGGGGCGTCGCTGCTGCTGGTGTTTCTCGTACCCACCACGCTGATTTTTCACACGTTTCCGGTGGATAGCGGCTTCTTCATGAACCTGGCCCTGATTGGTGCGTTGTTGTTGGCGCTCACTCGGTCCAGTGCAGGAGCAGTGCCCAGCTTTCGCTGGCTACGGCAACGGTGA
- a CDS encoding DUF1330 domain-containing protein, with amino-acid sequence MRFNLTAAVGIAAGSVGLIAGVLIPNPQQNYGMAVVTGTSKADPAMKGYIEKVDALMEEWGCEYLVRQRNTLLMEGDGGPLTVVTACKGKTLQDGIDFYKSPAYQELVKLRAPFTDWDFRLVQGRF; translated from the coding sequence ATGCGTTTCAACCTCACGGCGGCTGTCGGCATCGCAGCCGGATCGGTTGGGCTGATTGCCGGGGTGCTGATCCCGAATCCTCAGCAGAATTACGGCATGGCAGTTGTGACTGGAACGTCCAAGGCCGACCCAGCCATGAAGGGCTACATCGAAAAGGTGGATGCCTTGATGGAGGAGTGGGGCTGTGAGTATCTCGTTCGCCAGCGCAACACCTTGCTGATGGAAGGTGATGGAGGTCCCTTGACGGTGGTGACAGCCTGCAAGGGTAAAACCCTCCAGGACGGCATCGATTTCTACAAAAGCCCCGCCTATCAAGAGTTGGTGAAGCTGCGAGCTCCATTCACGGATTGGGACTTTCGTCTTGTGCAAGGACGGTTCTAA
- a CDS encoding ABC transporter substrate-binding protein: MTKQLRNLLIAGLAIVLAVACSKPSTPTVGGTPIVLGYSNWAGWWPWAIAVEEKLFEKNGVNVEMKWFDGYVQSMETFAAGKIDGNSQTLNDTISFLPGENGGEVVVLVNDNSAGNDQIIADASITSIAELKGKTVAVEEGVVDDYLLSLALKDVGLSREDVVIKGLPTDQAATAFAAGQVDAVGAFPPYTGTAMQREGARVIASSKEYPGAIPDLLTVSGDLIKERPDDVQKIVKTWWDVRDFMEKNPEKSEAIMAKRAGIPTEEYEQYKDGTRFFSIDENLEAFSEGEGMQYMPFASESMAKFMISVGFIPEKPDMSNLFDSSFIKKVAES, encoded by the coding sequence ATGACCAAGCAACTCCGCAATCTCCTGATCGCCGGCCTGGCGATCGTTCTGGCCGTCGCCTGTTCCAAGCCCTCAACCCCAACTGTGGGCGGCACCCCGATCGTTCTCGGCTACAGCAACTGGGCCGGTTGGTGGCCCTGGGCCATCGCCGTTGAAGAGAAGCTGTTCGAAAAGAATGGCGTGAATGTAGAGATGAAGTGGTTCGACGGCTACGTGCAGTCGATGGAAACCTTCGCCGCCGGCAAGATCGACGGCAATTCCCAGACCCTGAACGACACCATCTCCTTCCTGCCAGGCGAGAACGGTGGTGAAGTTGTTGTGCTGGTGAACGACAACTCCGCCGGCAACGACCAGATCATTGCTGACGCCTCGATCACCTCCATCGCAGAGCTCAAGGGCAAGACGGTGGCCGTTGAAGAGGGCGTCGTAGACGATTACTTGCTCAGCCTTGCTCTCAAGGACGTTGGCCTCAGCCGTGAGGATGTGGTGATCAAAGGCCTGCCCACCGACCAGGCCGCCACAGCCTTTGCCGCCGGGCAGGTGGATGCCGTCGGCGCCTTCCCGCCATACACCGGCACCGCCATGCAGCGCGAGGGTGCCCGGGTGATCGCCAGCTCCAAGGAGTACCCCGGTGCCATTCCCGATCTGCTCACCGTGAGCGGTGATCTGATCAAGGAACGGCCCGACGACGTTCAGAAGATCGTCAAGACCTGGTGGGACGTGCGCGACTTCATGGAGAAGAACCCCGAGAAATCAGAGGCAATCATGGCCAAGCGGGCCGGCATTCCCACAGAGGAGTACGAGCAGTACAAGGACGGCACCCGTTTCTTTTCGATCGACGAGAACCTGGAAGCCTTCAGCGAAGGCGAAGGCATGCAGTACATGCCCTTCGCCTCGGAATCGATGGCGAAATTCATGATCTCCGTTGGCTTCATTCCCGAGAAGCCGGACATGAGCAACCTGTTTGATTCCAGCTTCATCAAGAAGGTCGCCGAATCCTGA
- a CDS encoding cupin domain-containing protein: protein MAASALLMVGVVGCAGEPTSSGGQASSDAASTDAKIEAIFSGSQTLNGTDLTYPEGKPELRLFRVELPAGGKIPLHTHPAPMLVYVQATDSGELLNTRVQPDGREVSSVFKPGESFIEGASEPHYVENKGDTPTVVWVMVASVEGLPTTEWIK from the coding sequence ATGGCAGCCTCTGCCCTTTTGATGGTTGGTGTTGTCGGTTGCGCCGGGGAGCCAACAAGCTCCGGCGGTCAGGCATCGTCGGATGCTGCATCGACGGACGCCAAGATCGAGGCGATCTTCAGCGGCAGCCAGACCCTCAATGGCACCGATCTGACGTATCCCGAGGGCAAGCCGGAGTTGCGTCTGTTCCGCGTTGAGCTCCCTGCGGGGGGCAAGATCCCACTGCACACCCACCCTGCACCGATGTTGGTTTATGTGCAGGCCACCGATTCCGGTGAGCTGCTCAACACTCGTGTGCAGCCGGATGGCCGTGAGGTGAGCAGTGTGTTCAAGCCTGGCGAGAGCTTCATTGAGGGTGCCTCAGAGCCGCACTATGTGGAAAACAAAGGAGACACCCCAACGGTCGTATGGGTGATGGTGGCTTCTGTGGAGGGGTTGCCGACCACGGAGTGGATCAAGTGA
- the hypB gene encoding hydrogenase nickel incorporation protein HypB, translating into MHMPLEDTLGLNLLAANQHQAEHNHEHFQAWNVLCLNLMSSPGAGKTALLERSLPALAANHKMAVLEGDMTTQLDAERLEAVGIPVVPITTGRACHLDAAMVSGGLTLLKQRLDPTQLDLLLVENVGNLVCPAEFDVGEHHKVALLSVTEGDDKPLKYPLMFRQADVVLITKVDLLPHLQVELAAIRRNILSINPNATVIEVSALSGEGLDVWHQWVRQALADRTAVSSAAARAADQSPALATA; encoded by the coding sequence ATGCACATGCCCCTTGAGGACACCCTCGGTCTCAACCTCCTCGCCGCCAACCAGCACCAGGCGGAGCACAACCACGAGCATTTCCAGGCCTGGAACGTGCTCTGCCTCAACCTAATGAGCAGCCCCGGTGCCGGCAAGACCGCCCTGCTCGAACGCTCCCTGCCGGCGTTGGCCGCCAATCACAAGATGGCGGTGCTGGAGGGCGACATGACCACCCAGCTCGATGCCGAGCGTCTGGAAGCCGTCGGCATTCCAGTGGTGCCGATCACCACCGGTCGGGCCTGTCATCTCGATGCCGCCATGGTGAGCGGCGGACTCACTTTGCTGAAGCAACGCCTGGATCCAACCCAGCTCGATCTGCTTCTGGTGGAGAACGTCGGCAACCTTGTTTGCCCCGCTGAATTCGATGTGGGGGAACACCACAAGGTGGCTCTGCTCAGCGTCACCGAGGGCGACGACAAACCGCTCAAGTACCCGCTGATGTTCCGCCAGGCGGATGTGGTGCTGATCACCAAGGTGGATCTGCTGCCCCACCTGCAGGTGGAGCTGGCGGCGATCCGCCGCAACATCCTCAGCATCAACCCCAACGCCACGGTGATCGAGGTCTCCGCCCTCAGCGGCGAAGGCCTAGATGTCTGGCACCAGTGGGTGCGGCAGGCCCTTGCCGATCGCACCGCCGTCTCCTCTGCTGCAGCCAGGGCTGCAGACCAGTCCCCCGCTCTGGCCACCGCCTGA
- a CDS encoding DUF924 family protein — protein sequence MHEAILEFWFEQCRPWQWFRRSETFDQEVRQRFGALVEQALAGGLQCWEAQPSSCLALVLLLDQFSRQIWRGEPRAFAGDAQALRLSQRALALGWIAMEPQRARRQFWLMPMLHSETPAVVQQAIPLLQIHVDQATADLAQRNLEQLQRFGRYPWRDEARRTEQNHP from the coding sequence ATGCACGAGGCCATCCTCGAGTTCTGGTTTGAACAGTGCCGTCCTTGGCAGTGGTTTCGCCGCAGCGAAACGTTCGATCAGGAGGTCCGCCAGCGGTTTGGTGCGCTGGTGGAGCAGGCCCTCGCTGGCGGCCTGCAGTGCTGGGAGGCGCAGCCGTCATCGTGTCTGGCCCTAGTGCTGCTGCTGGATCAATTCAGCCGTCAGATCTGGCGGGGCGAGCCCCGAGCCTTTGCCGGCGATGCACAGGCGCTGCGGCTGAGCCAGCGGGCTCTCGCGCTGGGCTGGATTGCGATGGAACCGCAACGGGCCAGGCGCCAGTTCTGGCTGATGCCGATGCTGCACAGCGAAACCCCCGCTGTGGTGCAGCAGGCGATCCCGCTGCTGCAGATCCATGTGGACCAGGCCACGGCAGACCTGGCACAACGCAACCTGGAACAATTGCAACGCTTCGGGCGCTATCCCTGGCGCGACGAGGCTCGACGAACTGAGCAGAATCACCCCTGA
- a CDS encoding protein adenylyltransferase SelO family protein, translating to MPTTATTFEEFRQRVDYSLLQALKPDPEATSDGIDHRPRPVISGHWVPVRPTPIPEPKYVAHSFSLFAELGLSDDLARNSDFTRLFSGDASVAAEPMHPWGWATGYALSIYGTEYIQQCPFGTGNGYGDGRAMSIVEGVFEGQRWEMQLKGGGPTPYCRGADGRAVLRSSVREFLAQEFMHALGVPTSRSLTLYRSEAETVRRPWYSDHSRSFDPDVMVDNQAAISTRVAPSFLRVGQIELFARRARDNAHPNAHDELRLIVQHLIDRNYRAEIDATLPFHQQVLELARLFRGRLTALVANWMRVGYCQGNFNSDNCAAGGYTLDYGPFGFCELFDPRFQPWTGGGAHFSFFNQPAAAEANYRMFWRSLRTLLEGDDAAQRELDQLNEGFAVAMQQQLEAMWASKLALPAYDETLVTELLQLLVAAKADYTKAFRLLSAIPDHVAELHPSFYLPSSEDLDQRWQTWLQRWRERITANGNLEETSAAMQRVNPAITWREWLIAPAYQQAEQGDNSLVLELQTLFSTPYSAPSAELAARYDQLRPQQFFSAGGISHYSCSS from the coding sequence ATGCCCACTACCGCGACAACGTTTGAAGAGTTCAGGCAGCGGGTCGACTACTCGCTGCTGCAAGCCCTGAAGCCTGATCCTGAGGCGACGTCGGACGGCATTGACCACCGCCCCAGGCCGGTGATCTCAGGCCACTGGGTGCCCGTGAGGCCAACACCCATTCCAGAACCGAAATATGTCGCCCACAGTTTCAGTCTGTTCGCCGAACTTGGGCTCAGTGATGACCTCGCCCGCAACAGCGACTTCACCCGACTGTTTTCTGGCGATGCTTCGGTCGCAGCCGAACCGATGCACCCCTGGGGGTGGGCCACCGGCTATGCCTTGTCGATCTACGGCACCGAATACATCCAGCAGTGTCCCTTCGGCACGGGCAATGGCTACGGCGACGGCCGTGCGATGTCGATCGTTGAAGGCGTTTTTGAGGGCCAGCGCTGGGAAATGCAGCTGAAGGGGGGCGGACCGACCCCCTACTGCCGTGGCGCCGATGGCCGGGCCGTGCTCCGCTCCAGCGTGCGCGAATTCCTGGCCCAGGAGTTCATGCATGCCCTTGGCGTTCCCACCTCCCGTTCGCTCACGCTGTATCGATCTGAAGCCGAAACGGTGAGACGCCCCTGGTACTCCGACCACTCACGCTCCTTTGATCCGGACGTGATGGTCGACAACCAGGCCGCCATCAGCACCCGGGTGGCGCCGTCGTTTTTAAGGGTGGGTCAGATCGAACTGTTTGCTCGCCGCGCACGCGACAACGCTCACCCCAACGCCCACGACGAGCTGCGGCTGATTGTGCAGCACCTGATCGACCGCAATTACCGCGCTGAGATTGATGCAACGCTGCCCTTCCATCAGCAGGTGCTTGAGCTGGCGCGACTGTTCCGCGGTCGACTCACCGCCTTGGTCGCCAACTGGATGCGAGTCGGCTACTGCCAAGGCAACTTCAACAGCGACAACTGCGCTGCCGGTGGATACACCCTCGACTACGGCCCATTCGGCTTCTGTGAATTGTTTGATCCACGCTTCCAACCCTGGACCGGTGGTGGGGCCCACTTCTCCTTTTTCAACCAGCCGGCAGCCGCGGAGGCCAACTACCGGATGTTCTGGAGATCCCTGCGCACCCTGCTGGAAGGAGATGACGCGGCCCAGCGAGAGCTCGATCAACTGAACGAAGGATTTGCCGTGGCGATGCAGCAGCAACTGGAGGCGATGTGGGCCAGCAAGCTGGCGCTCCCTGCTTACGACGAAACCCTTGTGACTGAACTGTTGCAGCTGTTGGTTGCCGCCAAAGCCGATTACACCAAGGCGTTCCGCCTGCTCTCGGCCATTCCCGACCATGTCGCCGAGCTGCATCCGAGCTTCTACTTGCCCAGTTCGGAAGACCTGGATCAACGCTGGCAGACCTGGCTGCAACGCTGGCGTGAGCGAATCACGGCTAACGGCAATCTGGAGGAGACATCAGCTGCCATGCAGCGCGTGAACCCGGCCATCACCTGGCGGGAATGGCTGATCGCCCCGGCTTACCAACAGGCTGAGCAGGGTGACAACAGCCTGGTGCTGGAACTGCAGACCCTGTTCAGCACCCCCTACAGCGCCCCATCCGCAGAGCTGGCGGCCCGCTACGACCAGCTCAGGCCGCAGCAGTTCTTCAGCGCCGGCGGCATCTCTCACTACAGCTGTTCCTCATGA
- a CDS encoding DUF3104 domain-containing protein: MALASKDAPPFLGFKAGDLVLVEPLSADTAADADWWMGWIIHVDGGARDPRVPTLFQVADCDTGHVRWISADEATRLVLSGLETINIVDFTSKRRKRLS, encoded by the coding sequence ATGGCTCTGGCGAGCAAAGACGCACCGCCGTTCCTCGGCTTCAAGGCTGGAGACCTGGTGCTCGTTGAACCGCTCTCAGCCGACACCGCTGCAGACGCCGACTGGTGGATGGGCTGGATCATCCATGTGGATGGAGGAGCACGAGATCCGCGCGTGCCGACGCTGTTCCAGGTCGCTGACTGCGATACAGGCCATGTGCGCTGGATCAGCGCTGATGAAGCGACCCGGCTGGTCCTGAGCGGCCTGGAAACCATCAATATTGTGGACTTCACATCGAAGCGGCGCAAGCGCTTGTCGTGA
- a CDS encoding lipocalin-like domain-containing protein yields MTASSIRPQQTHQSNPVQGVWSLVSYVVEVQETGETFAPMGDHPTGFVIFTAEGRLSFTLSAQGRQAGSTAEERSDLLNSMIAYTGSYRLEGDRWITQVDVAWNPSWVGTEQTRFYRVENDLLIVSTPWRVMPNWPEKGMTRSIVHFQRC; encoded by the coding sequence ATGACCGCCAGCTCCATCCGGCCCCAGCAGACGCATCAGAGCAACCCGGTTCAAGGCGTGTGGAGCCTGGTGTCGTACGTCGTGGAGGTGCAGGAGACCGGTGAAACCTTCGCACCGATGGGAGACCATCCCACCGGTTTTGTAATATTCACGGCCGAAGGGCGGTTGTCCTTCACCCTTTCAGCCCAGGGGCGCCAAGCCGGCTCCACAGCTGAGGAGCGATCCGATCTGCTCAACAGCATGATTGCTTACACCGGCAGTTATCGGCTCGAGGGGGATCGCTGGATCACCCAGGTGGATGTGGCCTGGAATCCCTCCTGGGTCGGCACGGAACAGACCCGTTTTTACCGGGTGGAGAACGACCTGCTGATCGTCAGCACCCCATGGCGGGTAATGCCCAACTGGCCGGAGAAGGGGATGACCCGCAGCATCGTGCACTTTCAACGCTGTTGA
- a CDS encoding hydrogenase maturation nickel metallochaperone HypA, whose amino-acid sequence MHEVDMTKCLLISLNEWRRDRDDPSAMVDTVHLDVGRFTCVEPDQLVTTYNAAVQGTWLDGSRLTITDISFVGRCLACNSTYDPVPESAYRSPCCDHPLEEIVSGRELRIRNIDYRSAAGAALESGSIQRMR is encoded by the coding sequence ATGCATGAAGTCGACATGACCAAGTGCCTGCTGATCTCCCTCAATGAATGGCGGCGGGATCGGGACGATCCCTCAGCAATGGTGGATACTGTGCACCTCGATGTGGGCCGCTTCACCTGCGTTGAGCCCGATCAGCTGGTGACGACCTACAACGCCGCGGTGCAGGGCACCTGGCTCGATGGTTCCCGGCTCACCATCACCGACATTTCCTTCGTCGGTCGCTGTCTGGCCTGCAACAGCACCTATGACCCTGTGCCGGAGAGCGCCTACCGCTCCCCCTGCTGCGATCACCCACTTGAGGAGATCGTCAGCGGCCGGGAACTGCGGATCCGCAACATCGATTACCGCAGTGCTGCCGGCGCTGCCCTTGAGTCCGGCTCCATCCAGCGCATGCGCTGA
- a CDS encoding DUF4278 domain-containing protein — MTLTYRGQTYVQNNAAATNCKRPALVYRGHKVAQ; from the coding sequence ATGACCCTGACCTATCGCGGCCAGACGTACGTCCAGAACAACGCTGCTGCCACCAACTGCAAGCGTCCGGCTCTCGTGTACCGCGGCCACAAAGTGGCTCAGTGA
- the speB gene encoding agmatinase encodes MSSPTDPNGAFQRSHPSEGMQALEKERKLPLTGWQQEVDQAKRLGLEAAESIVDRNISTFSRGELPHFAGINTFMKAPYLEDVNQVGNYDVAIVGVPHDCGTTYRPGTRFGPQGIRRISALYTPYNYEMGVDLREQITLCDVGDIFTIPANNEKSFDQISKGIAHVFASGAFPIILGGDHSIGFPTVRGVCRYLGDKKVGIIHFDRHVDTQEIDLDERMHTCPWFHATNMANAPAENLVQLGIGGWQVPREGVKVCRERGTNVLTVTDITEMGLEAASKYAIERATDGTDCVYISFDIDCIDAGFVPGTGWPEPGGLLPREALKLLELIVRNVPVCGLEIVEVSPPYDISDMTSLMATRVICDAMAHLVVSGQLPRKGKPAWISDVCNMNVDQKWR; translated from the coding sequence ATGTCATCCCCAACGGACCCCAACGGGGCCTTTCAGCGTTCGCATCCCAGCGAAGGCATGCAGGCGCTCGAGAAGGAACGCAAGTTGCCCCTCACCGGCTGGCAACAGGAAGTTGATCAGGCCAAGCGCCTGGGTCTCGAAGCTGCGGAAAGCATCGTTGACCGCAACATCTCCACCTTTTCGCGAGGTGAGCTCCCGCATTTCGCCGGCATCAACACCTTCATGAAGGCTCCCTACCTGGAGGATGTGAACCAGGTGGGCAATTACGACGTGGCCATCGTCGGAGTCCCCCACGATTGCGGAACCACCTACCGCCCCGGCACCCGCTTCGGGCCCCAGGGCATCCGTCGCATCTCAGCCCTTTACACCCCCTACAACTACGAAATGGGGGTTGATCTGCGCGAACAGATCACCCTCTGCGATGTCGGCGACATCTTCACCATTCCGGCCAACAACGAGAAAAGCTTCGATCAGATCTCCAAGGGCATCGCCCACGTGTTCGCCAGCGGCGCCTTCCCGATCATTCTCGGCGGCGACCACTCCATCGGCTTCCCAACCGTCCGCGGCGTCTGCCGCTATCTGGGTGACAAGAAAGTGGGCATCATCCACTTCGACCGTCACGTCGACACCCAGGAGATCGACCTGGACGAGCGGATGCACACCTGTCCGTGGTTCCACGCCACCAACATGGCCAACGCTCCGGCCGAGAACCTGGTGCAGCTCGGCATCGGCGGCTGGCAGGTGCCGCGCGAAGGCGTGAAGGTCTGCCGCGAACGTGGCACCAACGTGCTCACCGTCACGGACATCACCGAGATGGGTCTGGAGGCGGCATCCAAATACGCCATCGAACGCGCCACCGACGGCACCGACTGCGTTTACATCTCCTTTGACATCGACTGCATCGATGCCGGCTTCGTGCCGGGCACCGGCTGGCCCGAACCCGGCGGCCTGCTGCCGCGCGAGGCGCTCAAGCTGCTGGAACTGATCGTGCGCAATGTTCCGGTGTGCGGTCTCGAAATCGTGGAGGTTTCGCCGCCATATGACATCAGCGACATGACCTCGCTGATGGCCACCCGCGTGATCTGCGACGCCATGGCCCATCTCGTGGTCAGCGGCCAGCTCCCCCGCAAGGGCAAGCCGGCCTGGATCAGCGATGTCTGCAACATGAACGTCGATCAGAAGTGGAGGTAG